In Syntrophomonas wolfei subsp. wolfei str. Goettingen G311, a single window of DNA contains:
- a CDS encoding phasin family protein, translating to MASKESLKKAFVISESSAEKLWDMWLVTLGSMSWTQEQIENMIRKYLDQRKVAREETTKLVEELMNQAKKNNQQMQKMMQEAVNATMENVDFPSFTYFEELNKKVEDLSKKVENL from the coding sequence ATGGCAAGTAAAGAAAGCCTGAAGAAAGCATTTGTTATTAGCGAAAGTTCTGCGGAAAAACTTTGGGATATGTGGTTGGTAACTTTGGGGAGCATGTCCTGGACTCAGGAACAAATTGAAAATATGATAAGAAAGTATCTGGATCAAAGAAAAGTGGCCAGAGAAGAAACTACCAAATTGGTTGAGGAATTGATGAATCAGGCTAAAAAGAACAATCAACAAATGCAAAAGATGATGCAAGAAGCCGTAAACGCTACCATGGAGAATGTTGATTTCCCAAGTTTTACTTATTTTGAGGAGTTGAATAAAAAGGTTGAAGACCTTTCCAAAAAGGTTGAAAACCTTTAA
- a CDS encoding MaoC family dehydratase — protein sequence MIEHIYDELNIGDMDYVEKTITETDVYQYAGITGDFSWLHVNEVRSRQGHFKKRVVHGMLLVGLISNVIGNRMPGAGTIYETQDIRFLKPCFINDTIRAQTEVIEKLPRGRVKLRTSCFNQFGELILDGVAVAIPPRDHIIK from the coding sequence ATGATTGAACATATATATGATGAATTAAACATCGGAGACATGGACTATGTAGAGAAAACCATCACCGAAACTGATGTATACCAGTATGCCGGGATTACGGGCGATTTCAGTTGGTTGCATGTAAATGAGGTGCGCTCTCGCCAGGGACATTTTAAGAAGCGGGTTGTTCATGGTATGTTGCTGGTAGGTTTGATATCCAACGTAATTGGCAATCGCATGCCAGGAGCTGGAACCATTTATGAAACTCAGGACATCCGCTTTCTAAAACCTTGTTTCATTAATGACACTATCCGGGCTCAGACCGAAGTAATTGAAAAACTACCCCGGGGAAGGGTTAAGCTAAGAACCTCCTGTTTTAATCAATTTGGTGAATTGATTCTGGATGGAGTTGCTGTAGCCATACCACCCCGAGACCACATAATAAAATAA
- a CDS encoding alpha/beta fold hydrolase, whose amino-acid sequence MKKPFLHSESAADVGMEIQQSYDRLLETTRKWIDILHFDPLLETGLTPRDIVWRKNKSRLYRYVNHKGYKHRTPILMLYALINKAYILDLRPGMSLVEYLVDQGFDVYLLDWGEFDWEDRDLSFSQLIVDYISRAVYKVCQYSNVNELSILGYCMGGTMATMYASLYPQPRIKNMIYVAAPIDFEDAGLSSIWLKASVFDVDKVTDTFSLIPKEFVDLGLKMLNPVNNFVATYTRLWKAIDEGVSIEAWKALNKWVDDNINFPGKAYREWVKYLYQENALVKDEFIINGRKVVLSNIDAALLVLTGKTDHIVLPQQSTPILELSSSQDKTNLQYPVGHGGLVFGSRARNEVYPTIAEWLAQRS is encoded by the coding sequence ATGAAAAAACCTTTTTTACACAGTGAATCCGCAGCAGATGTTGGAATGGAAATACAACAGAGCTATGACCGTTTACTGGAGACCACTCGAAAGTGGATAGATATACTGCATTTTGACCCTCTTCTTGAGACCGGCCTTACTCCCAGGGATATTGTATGGCGAAAGAATAAGAGCCGTCTTTATCGATATGTCAACCATAAGGGATACAAACATCGAACTCCTATATTAATGCTCTATGCCCTTATTAATAAGGCATATATACTTGATTTAAGACCAGGTATGAGTCTGGTTGAATACCTAGTTGACCAGGGTTTTGATGTTTATCTCTTGGACTGGGGAGAATTTGATTGGGAAGACCGGGATTTAAGCTTTAGCCAGCTAATCGTTGATTATATATCCCGGGCCGTATATAAGGTTTGCCAGTATTCTAATGTAAACGAGTTAAGCATTCTAGGTTATTGCATGGGTGGCACTATGGCTACTATGTATGCATCATTGTATCCCCAGCCTCGGATTAAGAACATGATTTATGTAGCGGCCCCCATTGATTTTGAAGATGCCGGCTTATCCAGTATATGGTTGAAAGCATCTGTTTTTGATGTGGACAAAGTTACTGATACATTTTCCCTTATTCCCAAGGAATTTGTTGACCTGGGGCTTAAGATGTTAAATCCCGTTAATAACTTTGTGGCCACTTATACCCGTCTTTGGAAAGCTATAGACGAAGGTGTTTCCATCGAAGCCTGGAAAGCTTTAAATAAATGGGTGGATGATAATATTAATTTCCCTGGTAAGGCTTATCGGGAGTGGGTTAAATACCTTTATCAGGAAAATGCCCTGGTGAAAGACGAATTCATAATTAACGGTCGCAAAGTGGTTCTATCCAATATAGATGCTGCTTTGTTGGTTCTTACCGGTAAAACCGATCATATCGTATTGCCGCAGCAGAGCACTCCCATACTTGAGCTTAGCTCTTCCCAGGACAAGACTAACTTACAGTACCCGGTGGGTCATGGGGGACTGGTATTTGGAAGCCGGGCCAGGAATGAGGTATATCCTACCATTGCGGAATGGCTGGCCCAGCGCTCTTAA
- a CDS encoding calcium-translocating P-type ATPase, SERCA-type, which yields MTNNTWHSTGLDEILLSLNSKQEEGLSLTEVRKRQSIYSNSLEDDKRLSPLIIFINQFTDTMVLVLLGATVISGLIGAMADAITIMAIVVINATLGFIQEYRAERSLEEIKKLASPHAIVLREGRRVKLPASELVPGDIVFLETGDKVPADLRLLESFSLEIDEAILTGESFPVKKNALITIPDRTPLAERINMAFMGTVITRGRARAVIVTTGMNTEVGQIAKMMKETERPLTPLQVRLDQLGKILIVICLVVCTLVSLLGIYRGENIMVMLMAGISLAVAAIPEGLPAIVTVVLALGVQKMARRNAIIRKLPAVETLGCTTVICSDKTGTLTQNQMTVGRLATIDTTMGITGNGYEPRGSFQQEANEINPLSAINIRLIMEVALNCNNAILEKRKDSYQIQGDPTEASLLVMAQKAGMTRLYKRQREIPFDSARKKMSIVVEADGEYLVFCKGALEVLIPSCKQIIKQDQTQPLREEHKEYFYFLQEQWAGEALRILGFAAKKIKPADINLPDDALESGLTLLGICGMSDPPRRGVEKSVAACLNAGITPIMITGDHPVTALAIAKKIGISEGNEVLTGSDLEQLTDQDLYRKSLTTRVFARVAPEHKNRIVEVLKKNKEVVAMTGDGVNDAPALKSADIGIAMGMSGTEVSREASSMTLADDDFSTIVAAIYEGRAIYDNIRKFIRYLLGCNIGEVLVMFLASLLGMPLPLIPIQILWVNLVTDGLPAMALGLEPPEPGIMNRKPRPSSEGIFARRLGWMVLSRGFYISMVTLLVFIIAILYARLNGIDPLPLSRSMAFTTLVAAQLFYVFECRSEKYTAFELGFFRNKFLLIAVFCSICMHLMVLYLPCMQGIFYSVGLNYWQWALILILTGWKFISKLILYLWKRVFAFKWDYAKIKA from the coding sequence ATGACAAATAATACCTGGCACAGTACAGGCCTGGATGAAATTTTGCTCTCCCTTAATAGCAAGCAGGAAGAGGGATTAAGTCTTACTGAAGTAAGAAAACGCCAAAGTATATATTCCAATTCCCTGGAAGATGATAAAAGGCTTAGTCCTTTGATTATATTTATAAATCAATTTACCGATACCATGGTATTGGTTCTTTTAGGGGCTACAGTTATATCAGGCCTTATTGGAGCCATGGCTGATGCCATTACCATTATGGCTATAGTGGTAATAAATGCGACCCTGGGTTTTATCCAGGAGTACCGGGCAGAACGATCCCTGGAGGAAATAAAAAAACTGGCTTCACCTCATGCTATAGTTTTGCGGGAAGGAAGGCGAGTCAAGCTGCCGGCTTCTGAACTGGTACCGGGTGATATTGTTTTTTTAGAAACGGGAGATAAAGTACCTGCTGATCTTCGTTTGTTGGAAAGTTTCAGTCTGGAAATAGATGAAGCGATTTTAACTGGAGAATCCTTTCCGGTTAAGAAGAATGCCCTTATCACTATCCCCGATCGCACACCCCTGGCCGAAAGAATAAATATGGCTTTTATGGGAACCGTTATAACTCGAGGACGGGCAAGGGCAGTGATAGTCACAACCGGTATGAATACAGAAGTAGGTCAAATAGCAAAAATGATGAAAGAAACGGAAAGACCATTAACACCCTTGCAGGTGAGGCTGGACCAGTTGGGGAAAATCCTCATTGTTATTTGCCTGGTGGTTTGTACTTTAGTTAGTCTTTTGGGCATCTATCGCGGTGAAAATATTATGGTTATGCTTATGGCAGGAATAAGTCTGGCCGTTGCTGCTATTCCTGAAGGCCTTCCGGCAATTGTAACGGTGGTATTGGCTTTGGGAGTACAAAAAATGGCCCGAAGAAATGCCATTATAAGGAAACTACCAGCAGTTGAGACCCTGGGATGTACCACGGTGATTTGCTCCGATAAGACTGGCACTTTGACCCAGAATCAGATGACCGTGGGAAGATTGGCTACTATCGATACAACAATGGGGATAACAGGAAATGGCTATGAACCTCGAGGAAGCTTCCAGCAAGAAGCTAATGAGATTAACCCCCTTTCTGCCATAAACATTCGCCTAATAATGGAGGTGGCTTTAAACTGCAATAATGCTATACTGGAAAAGCGCAAAGATAGTTATCAGATTCAAGGCGATCCCACCGAAGCTTCGTTGCTGGTTATGGCGCAAAAAGCAGGTATGACCAGGTTATATAAGCGTCAAAGAGAAATTCCCTTTGATTCCGCTAGAAAAAAGATGAGTATAGTAGTGGAAGCAGATGGAGAATACCTGGTTTTTTGCAAGGGTGCCCTGGAAGTCCTTATACCCTCTTGTAAGCAAATAATCAAACAGGATCAAACTCAGCCTCTGCGGGAAGAACACAAAGAGTACTTTTATTTTTTGCAGGAACAATGGGCGGGAGAAGCCTTAAGGATTCTAGGTTTTGCTGCCAAGAAAATAAAACCTGCCGATATAAATTTGCCGGATGATGCTTTGGAGTCCGGCTTGACTTTATTGGGAATCTGTGGAATGAGTGACCCGCCACGCCGCGGGGTAGAAAAATCAGTCGCAGCCTGTTTAAATGCTGGAATAACACCGATAATGATTACCGGGGATCACCCGGTTACTGCCCTGGCTATTGCCAAAAAGATAGGTATTAGCGAGGGCAATGAGGTTCTTACCGGAAGTGATTTAGAACAATTGACTGACCAGGATTTATACCGAAAATCGCTAACAACCAGGGTTTTTGCCCGAGTTGCTCCAGAACACAAAAACCGTATCGTAGAAGTTTTAAAGAAAAATAAAGAAGTTGTAGCTATGACCGGTGATGGGGTAAATGATGCACCTGCTTTGAAATCTGCCGATATAGGGATTGCTATGGGTATGAGCGGAACAGAGGTTAGCCGGGAAGCATCATCGATGACTTTGGCCGATGATGATTTTTCTACTATTGTGGCCGCGATTTATGAAGGCCGGGCCATTTATGACAACATCAGAAAATTCATTCGTTATCTTTTAGGTTGTAATATTGGTGAGGTACTGGTTATGTTTTTGGCCTCACTATTGGGCATGCCTTTGCCCTTAATTCCTATACAGATCCTCTGGGTAAATTTAGTAACTGACGGCTTGCCCGCTATGGCTTTAGGGCTTGAACCACCGGAACCAGGGATAATGAATCGTAAGCCCCGCCCTTCAAGTGAGGGGATATTTGCCCGCCGTTTGGGGTGGATGGTTCTTTCTCGCGGTTTTTATATTAGTATGGTTACTCTCCTGGTTTTTATAATCGCTATCCTGTATGCTCGTCTTAATGGAATAGATCCCTTACCACTTTCCCGCAGTATGGCTTTTACCACCCTGGTCGCAGCACAGCTGTTTTATGTTTTTGAATGCCGCTCGGAGAAATACACTGCCTTTGAACTGGGATTCTTCCGCAACAAGTTTTTGCTTATTGCTGTTTTTTGTTCCATATGCATGCATTTGATGGTGCTTTACCTGCCCTGTATGCAGGGAATCTTTTATTCGGTGGGTCTTAATTACTGGCAATGGGCTTTAATTCTTATCTTAACGGGGTGGAAATTTATCTCCAAATTAATTCTGTATTTATGGAAAAGAGTTTTTGCTTTCAAATGGGATTATGCTAAAATTAAAGCTTAG
- a CDS encoding C40 family peptidase, giving the protein MLPIFLLFNGTNLEASEAVYIVKSGDSLWKISSQQGISIKEIKELNNLTSDSLKIGQKLLLKGSSGVQTGDILGQEIYTVKAGDSLELIAQEFGMTVARLKELNNLTSDVLNTGHQLRVENRSLINPSRAGFPLDGRFIIEKAAQYLGTAYRYGGEGPAGFDCSGFVRYIFSNFGYNLPHNAAAQYNCASEFDGSEMMIGDLVFFACGGKGIDHVGIYSGDNKFIHSSSPRSGGVIYSSLTEGYYAGKYVGARRILR; this is encoded by the coding sequence ATGCTTCCAATATTTTTACTTTTTAATGGGACAAACTTGGAAGCCAGTGAAGCTGTTTACATAGTTAAATCCGGTGATAGCTTGTGGAAGATTTCCTCGCAACAAGGTATTAGTATTAAGGAGATAAAGGAATTAAACAATTTAACTTCTGATTCTCTTAAGATTGGACAAAAACTATTACTTAAAGGAAGCAGTGGAGTCCAGACCGGAGATATATTAGGGCAGGAAATTTATACAGTAAAAGCGGGAGATAGTTTAGAACTTATTGCTCAGGAATTTGGTATGACTGTTGCGCGACTTAAGGAATTGAACAATTTGACCAGTGATGTACTAAACACAGGACATCAACTTAGAGTAGAGAATCGCTCTTTAATTAATCCGTCCCGAGCGGGTTTTCCTCTCGATGGCAGGTTTATTATTGAAAAAGCGGCACAATATTTAGGAACAGCATATCGCTATGGGGGAGAAGGACCGGCCGGATTTGATTGTTCCGGTTTTGTGAGATATATTTTTTCTAATTTTGGTTATAATTTGCCCCATAATGCAGCTGCTCAGTATAATTGCGCTTCCGAGTTTGATGGCAGTGAAATGATGATCGGCGACCTGGTTTTTTTCGCTTGTGGTGGTAAGGGAATTGATCATGTGGGGATTTATTCAGGTGATAATAAATTTATCCATTCCAGTTCTCCCCGAAGCGGTGGGGTTATTTATTCTTCATTAACCGAAGGTTATTATGCAGGTAAATATGTTGGTGCTCGCCGGATACTTCGTTAA
- a CDS encoding TIGR00282 family metallophosphoesterase, with the protein MNILVIGDIVGRPGRKAIRELLPQIQKDYKIVFTIANAENAAGGRGLSREVMKELLSHNIDVLTMGNHVWDNKEILNFIDDEHRLIRPANYPPYCPGQGYHIYSAAFNQKIAVVNASGRVFLPSLDCPFRVVDEIVSEIQKESDLIIIDFHAEATSEKLAFAHFFDGRVAAVLGTHTHVQTADEKVLPGGTAYITDLGMTGPVDSILGMQKEQVIEKIIYQRPVRLEVAKGACQLQAVVLNFDEASCKCISINRISQELPA; encoded by the coding sequence TTGAATATACTTGTTATTGGCGATATCGTTGGCCGGCCTGGGAGAAAAGCTATCCGTGAATTATTACCCCAAATCCAAAAAGATTATAAAATTGTATTTACCATAGCCAATGCTGAAAATGCAGCCGGTGGACGGGGACTGAGCCGTGAGGTAATGAAAGAGTTGCTTTCCCATAATATTGATGTTTTAACCATGGGCAACCATGTTTGGGATAACAAAGAAATCCTTAATTTCATTGATGATGAACACCGCCTGATACGACCAGCCAACTATCCTCCGTATTGCCCCGGACAGGGCTACCATATATATTCCGCCGCATTTAATCAAAAGATTGCTGTGGTTAATGCTTCGGGGAGAGTTTTTCTGCCATCTCTGGATTGTCCTTTTCGGGTTGTAGATGAGATAGTTTCCGAGATACAGAAAGAATCAGACTTAATTATTATAGATTTTCATGCGGAAGCCACCAGCGAAAAACTGGCGTTTGCTCATTTTTTTGATGGAAGAGTTGCTGCCGTTCTGGGCACTCACACTCATGTTCAAACCGCTGATGAAAAGGTATTGCCCGGGGGGACAGCTTATATCACCGATCTTGGTATGACCGGACCAGTCGATTCTATACTGGGTATGCAAAAAGAACAGGTTATAGAAAAAATAATTTATCAGCGACCAGTACGACTGGAGGTGGCTAAGGGAGCTTGCCAGCTTCAAGCTGTAGTTTTAAACTTCGATGAAGCCAGTTGCAAGTGTATCAGCATAAACCGCATTTCTCAAGAATTACCGGCCTAG
- a CDS encoding stage V sporulation protein S, with translation MEVLKVSAKSSPNSVAGALAGVLREKGAAEIQAIGAGAINQAVKAIAIARGFVAPSGMDLICIPAFTDIKIDGEERTAIKLIIEPR, from the coding sequence GTGGAGGTATTAAAAGTCTCAGCTAAATCCAGTCCTAATTCAGTTGCAGGAGCCCTGGCAGGAGTTTTACGAGAAAAAGGAGCTGCTGAAATACAAGCTATAGGTGCAGGAGCCATTAATCAGGCAGTGAAGGCCATAGCAATTGCTCGTGGATTTGTTGCTCCTAGTGGCATGGATCTAATTTGTATCCCTGCTTTTACCGATATAAAAATTGATGGAGAGGAAAGAACAGCAATAAAACTGATTATCGAGCCTAGATGA
- a CDS encoding dipeptidase, with protein sequence MLQIIDLHCDTISEITASNEALLSNGRHFDLLRAKEAGICLQVFALFSSSREADSSLREILIQIDKFYQELEQNSSHVFQILGSNDLQRVDQTDKIACLLHLEGAEAVGNDLAIFRQLCRMGLRSIGLTWNYSNQLAGGIAEGGNAGGLTCQGKRILKEMEQSGILLDLSHISEEAFFEALECYNKPAMVTHANARAVCNHPRNLSDKQLKLLAENGGIIGLNQVAHFIKAGKATLEDFLNHAVYISDLIGVKHLALGSDFDGTDSLVLPGVEAYATLEQSLYKRGFLPQEVEMIFQQNALRVMKGVLNAL encoded by the coding sequence ATGTTGCAGATTATAGATTTACATTGTGATACTATTTCGGAAATTACTGCGAGCAATGAAGCATTGTTAAGCAATGGGCGACATTTTGACCTGTTGCGGGCAAAAGAAGCCGGTATCTGCTTACAAGTATTTGCCTTGTTCAGTTCCAGTCGAGAAGCAGATAGCTCATTAAGAGAGATTTTAATACAAATAGATAAATTCTATCAGGAGCTTGAGCAGAATTCCAGTCATGTTTTTCAGATATTGGGGTCCAATGATCTGCAAAGGGTTGATCAAACTGACAAAATAGCATGTCTCTTACATCTTGAAGGTGCTGAAGCAGTAGGGAATGACCTGGCAATATTTCGGCAATTATGTCGTATGGGCTTGCGTAGTATAGGCCTGACCTGGAATTATTCCAATCAACTGGCCGGGGGCATTGCTGAAGGAGGAAATGCCGGGGGATTGACTTGTCAAGGGAAAAGAATTCTTAAGGAAATGGAACAGAGCGGAATTTTGTTGGATCTCTCCCATATATCTGAAGAGGCATTTTTTGAGGCTTTGGAATGCTACAATAAGCCCGCCATGGTAACCCACGCCAATGCTCGGGCCGTATGTAATCATCCTAGAAATTTAAGTGATAAACAATTGAAACTGCTGGCGGAAAACGGTGGCATAATAGGCCTTAATCAAGTTGCCCATTTCATAAAAGCGGGGAAAGCTACCCTGGAGGACTTTTTAAATCATGCAGTTTATATTTCCGACTTGATAGGAGTAAAACACCTAGCCCTGGGTTCTGACTTTGATGGAACAGATAGTTTGGTTTTACCTGGGGTCGAAGCTTATGCTACACTGGAACAAAGCCTATATAAAAGGGGGTTTCTCCCGCAAGAAGTGGAAATGATTTTCCAACAAAATGCTTTAAGAGTAATGAAGGGGGTTTTAAATGCTTTATGA
- the ltrA gene encoding group II intron reverse transcriptase/maturase: MPKEGLNHRRCGSTKVTESDNLKHRQLREEGYLQRVSAEQREYAEACASPKMTETDSTNTNEQTEGLLEQILSRDNLNRAYKQVKRNKGAGGIDGMQVDELLPFLKENKNELVQSLRDGKYRPKPVRRVEIPKENGKTRKLGIPTVVDRLIQQAICQVLSLIFEKQFSNNSFGFRPKRSAHDALKRCQTNITDGYRYVVDMDLEKYFDTVNQSKLIQILSETIKDGRVIALIHKFLRAGVMVGGMFEDSPEGVPQGGPLSPLLGNIMLNECDHELERRGHRFVRYADDMMIFCKSKKAANRTLNHILPYIEEKLFLRVNRDKTQVAHVNKVKFLGYGFYIHKGEGRLRIHPKSVQKFKEKIREVTGRSNGMGIESRKIRLNQVVRGWMNYFKLVDAKNLIQGLDEWIRSRIRMVTWKRWKKVRTRSENLKHLGIKEERAWMWANTRKGYWRTAHSPILLIALSNERFKRAGYLSLMECYSAK; this comes from the coding sequence ATGCCGAAGGAAGGGCTGAACCATAGGAGGTGTGGGTCAACGAAAGTTACTGAAAGTGACAACTTAAAACACAGACAACTTCGAGAAGAAGGCTATCTGCAAAGGGTATCTGCGGAACAGAGAGAGTATGCAGAAGCGTGCGCGTCACCGAAGATGACTGAAACCGACAGCACCAACACAAACGAGCAGACGGAAGGATTGCTGGAGCAAATTCTAAGCAGAGATAATCTGAATCGTGCCTACAAGCAGGTAAAGAGAAACAAAGGTGCGGGTGGAATTGACGGAATGCAGGTAGATGAACTTCTACCCTTCCTGAAAGAAAACAAGAACGAACTTGTGCAATCCCTCCGGGACGGCAAATACCGTCCTAAACCCGTACGCAGGGTAGAAATACCCAAAGAGAACGGGAAGACCAGAAAGCTGGGGATACCAACTGTCGTGGACAGGCTAATCCAACAAGCGATTTGCCAAGTCTTGAGCCTAATCTTTGAGAAACAGTTTTCAAACAATAGCTTTGGATTCCGACCGAAAAGGAGTGCACATGATGCACTTAAAAGATGCCAGACCAACATTACAGATGGCTACAGATACGTAGTCGATATGGATTTGGAAAAGTACTTTGACACGGTCAACCAGAGCAAACTCATTCAGATACTATCGGAAACGATAAAAGATGGACGAGTCATTGCGCTGATTCACAAATTCCTGCGAGCGGGAGTTATGGTAGGCGGAATGTTTGAAGACAGCCCCGAAGGAGTGCCGCAAGGCGGACCCCTGAGTCCACTGCTGGGAAACATCATGCTGAATGAATGTGACCATGAACTGGAAAGGCGCGGACACCGCTTTGTACGCTATGCAGATGATATGATGATTTTCTGCAAAAGCAAGAAAGCGGCCAATCGTACGCTAAACCACATCCTCCCATACATCGAAGAGAAATTATTCTTGAGGGTGAATCGGGATAAAACACAGGTAGCACACGTGAACAAGGTCAAATTTCTGGGTTATGGTTTCTACATCCATAAAGGAGAAGGGAGGCTCAGGATACATCCCAAGAGCGTCCAAAAATTTAAGGAAAAAATCCGGGAAGTCACAGGACGTAGTAACGGGATGGGGATTGAGTCAAGGAAAATCCGATTGAACCAAGTGGTTCGAGGATGGATGAATTACTTCAAACTGGTAGATGCAAAGAACCTCATACAGGGATTGGATGAGTGGATAAGAAGTCGCATTCGGATGGTTACATGGAAACGATGGAAGAAAGTCCGTACACGTTCTGAAAATCTCAAACACCTGGGAATTAAGGAAGAACGGGCATGGATGTGGGCGAATACAAGAAAAGGCTACTGGCGTACCGCCCATAGTCCAATCTTATTAATAGCCCTATCCAACGAGAGGTTCAAACGTGCCGGATACCTCAGTTTGATGGAATGCTACTCTGCGAAGTAG
- a CDS encoding PHP domain-containing protein — translation MLYDLHTHTSASDGLLSPGEVISQAKDIGLPGLAITDHDTVDGLEEARRFIEENNLALDFIPGIEMNTELAEKEIHILGYFIDYHNRLLLKRLQEIKKARLERARKMIMRLSNMGFNISFEQVERIAQGNLIARPHIAQVLRENDYVSSIKEAFDKYIGKGRPAYVNRYKFLPAEAIELIKGAGGIAVLAHPGLIRDDSFVDTIISLGIEGIEVFYPEHNHGQIIKYSQLSQKKRLLITGGSDFHGYNQDENRGRLGSCGVNPEIMRNIFYYQQTKTKNKQEEH, via the coding sequence ATGCTTTATGATTTACACACTCATACCAGCGCTTCAGATGGTCTTTTAAGTCCGGGTGAAGTAATTAGCCAGGCCAAGGATATAGGATTGCCAGGACTGGCTATAACCGATCATGATACTGTAGATGGTTTGGAAGAAGCCCGCCGTTTTATTGAAGAGAATAATCTGGCTTTGGATTTCATCCCAGGAATAGAAATGAATACAGAATTAGCGGAAAAAGAAATCCATATCCTGGGCTACTTTATCGATTATCATAACCGTCTGCTGCTGAAGCGTTTACAGGAAATTAAAAAAGCCCGCTTGGAAAGAGCCCGCAAGATGATAATGCGCCTTTCTAATATGGGATTTAATATTAGTTTTGAACAGGTCGAAAGAATAGCCCAGGGTAATTTAATTGCCAGGCCACATATTGCCCAGGTATTGAGGGAGAATGATTATGTATCTTCTATCAAAGAAGCTTTCGATAAATATATTGGTAAAGGACGACCCGCTTATGTTAATCGTTATAAATTTCTCCCTGCTGAAGCCATTGAACTAATAAAAGGGGCTGGAGGTATAGCTGTACTTGCTCATCCGGGTCTAATCAGAGATGATAGTTTTGTTGATACTATTATTAGCCTGGGTATTGAAGGTATTGAAGTATTTTATCCAGAACACAATCATGGGCAGATTATAAAGTATAGCCAATTGAGTCAGAAAAAACGACTGCTTATTACCGGGGGGTCTGATTTTCATGGATATAATCAAGACGAAAACCGGGGCAGATTAGGTTCTTGTGGTGTTAACCCGGAAATAATGCGAAATATTTTCTACTATCAGCAAACAAAAACAAAAAACAAGCAAGAAGAACATTAG